The sequence TCTATTCACTCTTGGTCAAATCCATCGATATTCACACATAAGATATAACCGACAAGAACATCGTTCTCGTGTGTATGAGCTCGGAAGCATGACCATCCACTTCAAATCGAATTACTGAAAACAAAAAGCTTGCATACAACCAGTCTGCAAGAGGCCACCATTATCCAGCCCACTGAATTTCCCGTACTGTTTTGGTCCCTCGTAGTTGGAAATATTAtaaaacaacatcaacattacagtTGTAGCAGATGGGAAGGTATTGGCATTGCGAGGACCTTTATAGTACTGTATAGTATATAATActaaagaggaaaagaggaaatagtaagtatacatataaaatatatacaTGTGTTGTCTTGTAACAGTGCGAGGGATACAGTAGTACCCACTTGAGCCTTGATCGTACAGGACAGTGGACCTGTTGATTTTGTTTGCTACTCAGAGAAGCCTTATCAGTTTTGAACTCTTACCTCGTTTACCTCGTCCGTGCTTCTGAAATTGGGTGTAAACTGTTTTTTTAGTGGGATTCGACGTTGTGCCCGAGAAGATCCATTAGACAGTATTGAATTCGCTGGGATATCCAGGGCGAATTCGCATCTGGGTATGGCTGAATTGAATCGAATAGCAATGCCCATCATTTTTAAGAATATATTTTACAGTATAAATTGATACCCATTTTCTTATTGATTAGAAAATGCTGAATTTGTTGTATTGTGTTGATAGGCTTTTTCATCTGTCTACGAAGTGGTGGAAATGAGAAAGTGGAGATAGTGCTCGTGAATGCTGGTAGCTGTGATCATAAAACGTTGGTTGTTAACTGGTGAGCCGCCATGGTGTTGTTGACATGCTTTAATGCTAAGCAATATCAGCTCGTGAGTGGGGTGAAAAATCAGTTTTTATGATAAAGTAAGGCTAAACGACATTGGAAAGCTAGAAAAGGCAGAGCTCTTTTTGACACCCGTTGTTTTTTATTTGCTTTTTAATTAATAATTCAGTGTTGGATTGTTGCAAAAGGAATACTCACCCTGTGAATGCCCATTTATTCACTCTCTTCAAAGCAACCATCAAAAAAAGTTTCAGCAACCATTTTAAAAAGTTTTAACCCCTCAGGAAAACGCGACTAGCTATTTGTTTTTCTTACGGTAAATGTGGTCATGTTTAACTGCTTTCCTCATTTTGGGTTTGTCTTGAGAATTTGAGATTTcttgggaatctttcatgaatAGCAAGAACTCATAGGGCAATTCGATGTCAGCTAGGTGGTTTCACTACTGATTAATGAGGAAGGCTGAAGAAAATGGGCATAGTTCCTGTCACAGCTAGGCCTAGATGGCAGTGAAAGGACATTAAAGCTTTTATCTGCAGGTCAGATCTGAGAAAAAGTCTTGGTTATGATTGAGGACACTTGGCAATTGATCCCATCTGGGATCTAACAAAATAAAGTATAGTTTATTTATTTTGGACGTAACGGGGCAAACACCTAGTCAAGATCCAAGAAAAAATATTCTTATTGATTAGAATTGAAGAAAAGACCTTTCGATTAGGTGCAAAAAATTTGGGTTACAAGCGAAAGCTCAGACTAATCTATGTCCTGGAGAGGTTCAGTTATCTGCAATTTTACAAGGTTGTAATTCTCTCTGCCTCAATTAAATCTCATGCATAAAGACATGGACTTCTTAGGTTTCGGCCTTAGGGATAGCACACCCCTTCGAATTAATCCAGGGCTCGCTATTGAGGCCACTGAACTGCAATAACAATCCAAGCTTCAGCCCCATACACGGCTCTGTGTATGTGAACTTAAGATGAAATGCTTCCATTGTCGTTGCTCTTGTGGGTATAATCTAATCTTACGGAAAGTTGGGTATACATAGGGAAGCTGTATTGCCTGATTCCCACAGTTTAGTTTAGTTCTTTAGATGGCCATTGCCATAGTTCCAGTATCTTAATTTTCTTATCCTGGTTCACCTCTTAGATTACATCCTGATAATTGTTTTTTCTTATCAATTTGCATGGTGAATGCCTACCACTTGATATTTGTTTAACAGAATGGCATAAATATGGACTTTTTTTGGGGCAGTATTTGACTCTGCTGAAGCATTAGTAGGCAAAAATTATTGTCAAGCCCGCGGCAGAGGATCTAATCTCAGCAAATATGGACTTTGCTGTTTGGTAGTTATATTCTGTTTTGAGCCGCAGGGTCTTGTCTCATTATTACCATTGCATTCCTATGGGTACGCACCCTCTTCTCGAAATAGGCTATCTAAATTTAACATAATCTTTGTCTTTTCTGCACCTAGCAGCCTATACACCAAATAACCGTTTTCATCCCTCGCGGACATTATCCCTTCTGATCATCAACTCCCCTCCTCTAGTTCCCAAGACGATGCACTGAACTCTGATTGAAGGCCATTGTTTGTTTCTATCTACACAATTACATGATATGAAAGGTTGTGGTTCCCAAACTTCGCTGGATATAGGGCCGTGTCCCTGATACTGGCCCTGGTAGATGAGATACCTCTCTGTTGCTGGGCATATTATAGTTCTATGTGTTTTATACTATGACAAGAATGCAGAATTTATATATAGCTATACATCATCCTGGCATGCTTACTTATCATGCATTCTGGACACAATTTTTTATAGTGTCTGCCACGACCCCCTTATTCagttttttttttccttctctGCAGGACGCATACTTGAAAAAACATGGGATGTTTTATATCCAAATCAATAGATGAGAGAGGCACAAAGAAAAAGTCAGGAAATGGGGGGGAGATTGCTGTTTTTGTGCCAGGCCTACGCACTCCTAAAACCATTGACTTTGGGAGATCACTTCATAGCTACTTGTCTCCAGACTTGATTGACCGCATTTCAGCTCTTAGGACGCGCATTGTTGTCATGGCAGCAGGAGAGGGTTCGGCTGCAACCAAACCAAGGAGAAAGACAGCAACCCAACATGGTAGGTTTTGTTCGTGACTATTATACTGAGAAAGTTAATCCATCCTCAGCTGAGACAAAGTATAGTTTGGATAATTGGCTAGCGTGGAAAGCTGTATTCTAGCTGTATTATGATTAGGTTGAACGACTAAGTTATTTTACATCATTATTTGTAGGTGGTTCTACTTTGGCTGATCTGCAGCAGGCTCTTGAAGATTATCTACCTGTTTTGCTAGGATTAACCAAGGAAGGTAATTTGCATGCATATTAGTCAGATAATTTGCTAACGATCTTATCTTATAAATATGGCAATTCTGAAGAATTTCAGGAATTGGTCATTCAGCAATAAAGAAGTACATTTACCATGAAAAACTGATGTTTCTGGCTACTCATTAACATTATTTGAACACGAGTTGAGAGAATGTAGTCGTATACTGATCGATGCACAACTTGATTAGCATTCTCATAAACTAAAATTTTTGCAGGAAGCCAATACAAAGATTTGGTAGAATTTATTTGGGTAAATCAGGAGGACGATGAACAGGTTAGTGCTAATTCTGTGAGTTAGCCTTGTAGCATTCAGATTTTGTCGATGTTTCATTATGTATTGTTCTCTTGCTTTCGCGATATCTAGGTATTAAACATTCATGCACATCCACAGCTCATGGAGATATTTGCTTTCCAGGAAACAGCAATATCAAATGCGTGGTATGAGGTTTTATCTGTTCTACACATGATGGCTATGCTGTCTTTGTCACAAGCAAATTTTTTACTGATTCCAAAAGCTCATAGTGACGGTTACCAGCCAAAGGTGACAGAAGGTTGGTTTGTGAAGTTAAATGTCCTTAGCATAAGGGGATCTAAAAATTTACCCTCAAACATGCAAGCAAGGCATATGATGGTTGCAGTTAGATATATCTAGCGTGTAACTCAAATATTCCTTATATTACATTCTTTTTTTTATGTGGCATGATTTTTTTCACATCATTTTGTGTCTGCTAGTAGTTATTTATGCATTTTTATTCCCTTTTTTGTCTAATACAATAATTTCTTTCTGTTCCATGTCTGATATAGCATTTGTTCATTTCTATTGCAAGAAAATAAGAAGGGCGCGATCAACATATTTCTAAAGGCAGCAGGATATTTAGATTGTGCTGTTCGTTGTGTCTTGCCACAGTTACCAGATGAAATCAAGTATGCTATATTTGGAATTCCTAAAGTGTTCttttaatttttgaaaatcttGTTCTTGTCTTTTGCTGTAGCTAAGAAAAATTTGCCCTGTGAGAATTTTGATGAAAACTATAAACATTGTTTGATCCAAATTTGCTTTTTTGGCCTCTGTATTGATATGTTCATAACCtagatgattttgataaatgtTTTTGGTTAGATTGTTCTGATATATATTTTGCTTTGAAGGAGGAAGCTTCCAGCAGATCTGAATGAAGGAGTATTGCAAGCTCTCGCGGTCCAAGCATTAGGACAGGTTTGCTGATGTTTCTCTAGAACATCAATCCTTGCTGCAAAAAATCAATGAAATGCAACTAGGTTATCATTgtattcatcttggatattttgAGATTGTGGAGCCTATTTAGGACAGCTAAAGATATTATTAACTCTTTGGGATTTCATCTCGACATTGGCATGCCGGTCTACCAGAAACAGCATTCTTAAATTGTCTTACCAGAAACAGGATGCTTAAATTGTCTTACCAGAAACAGGATGCTTAAATTGTCTTACTTTAGATGACAGTATTGCTTATATCTTTGTATATTCCATCTTGTGAGGGGGCAGAATATCGTGTCTAGCTCTGTTTTTGACCCACTAATTATTATAGACTTGATTAATCAAACCATTTTTATTCAAAGAAACACATCTTATACTGTACTCAAATGATTTACATCAGCCGAGTGCTAGGATTAAAGGCAATCTTTCTCCCTAAATAGGTAAAGAAAGAAAGCGCCTTGTCCTTCATCCCGATGGAAAAAAAAAAATAACTACATTTCTTTTGAAACCATTCAAGCATAACTTGGACAATTGAAGACAAATCTTTTAGAAAAAATGACAGCTAACCTTAAATGAGTGGGAATTATATCTTCCTGAGAAGTAGCTTTGCATCTTGCcctttaaataaaactgatttttgcCAACTGAATTATAACCGTCCTTGAGCATTTAGAAATCACCCAAAAGGGTCCTTGCCAAGAGATACAGTGGTAGAAAGGAAATTGAATTCAGCTGGTTCGCAAACCCAACGCATTTCAATGGTTGAACACTTCTAGAAGATATCGTCAACTGTCCCTCTCTCCCATACAGAAGGCAAAAGGTGCACCCACAAGCTACCTTCATCAGCCATATTTCCTTAATGTATTACTCGATGCCCCAATCAATGCCTTTTGTTTCAGGGAGGTTCCTTCTTTCCAAATGACTTGACGCAATTGTTGCCTTCTTGCTTGAGGGTAGTTCACCTGGCATGACTTGTTCAATCGAGGGCATAAGCGTTAAACTGTCTCACTATACAGTTTCTTTGTATTATAGTTAACTAAGGACTTTCTAGAACTTCTctccaaatctcttcaatatgagTGTGCACTGTCTATTGCAATCTTAAAAGACAATTTTTAAGGGATAATCTTGTAAAGCTCTTTAAAATCTGCTGATGCCATCATTGCATTGCTTGAGCACTACTCTTCCCTGCAAAGGGGCCATTGTTGTCAGTCACTATTCCAAATATCTTCCCTACAAAAGATGCCCTTGCTTGTTGCCCTTTtccctgaaaagaaaagaaaaggccgACTTGTTTATGCAATGATCTGAAAATTCAAATAGGTTGTGTGCATGAAATTCAAGCATCCTGTGCACCCCTTAAACTGCTAACTGAGTGAATTTGAGAGAATTTTCTAAGCAGATCAATATCTCTTAAGAGGTGCTGAATTGGAAATTACAATGTCTGTATTTTACCACAGTTTTACCAATTATGTCACATAGCTAGAAGGGACCCTTGGGTTTTCGCACATTGCGAGAGTGAAGGATTCTGTGGTGTGTAAGGAACTGCCAAGGAACTTCCCCTTCCATTGCTCTCACCATCACCTTCTTTGCAAGTGCTATTCCTTGCATTTGCCCCATCCTCCTACTGCCTTCAGAGAGCACAACATCAAAAGAAATAAGAGGGAGGCTTTGATTTCTTCCTGTTAACTCCATAAATAACTCTTAGGATATTCTCAGTCATTCATATGATGATTTGGAGACGAACAGACGAAAAGAAGAAAACCTGCAATCTACTTCCAGAATTTTGCCATCAATTGTAATCTTCCCAGCAAGTGGAATATCAGGTTCATTCCACATAAATAGCTTCTTTTAGAATTTTCATAGAGCCAATCCCATTGCTCAGCCATAGTGAGATGAAT is a genomic window of Cryptomeria japonica chromosome 7, Sugi_1.0, whole genome shotgun sequence containing:
- the LOC131061197 gene encoding uncharacterized protein LOC131061197 isoform X1, whose translation is MGCFISKSIDERGTKKKSGNGGEIAVFVPGLRTPKTIDFGRSLHSYLSPDLIDRISALRTRIVVMAAGEGSAATKPRRKTATQHGGSTLADLQQALEDYLPVLLGLTKEGSQYKDLVEFIWVNQEDDEQETAISNAWYEVLSVLHMMAMLSLSQANFLLIPKAHSDGYQPKVTEENKKGAINIFLKAAGYLDCAVRCVLPQLPDEIKRKLPADLNEGVLQALAVQALGQGVDIQLGLAIDNAKATLAVKRRLACEEVKYWHQAQESTSNLPLGGDWGVKHQLFIKWKHSEAKAAAYYYHGLILDEGNAENTHANAVSSLQAAEQFLKDSKKACTDFCQATPTTSVPPLWGAMKYLSEKIPKDSSSKAHMNRDVYSREKVPETPPKLPDFSVALKPAEYDLPPIDHRWRAEVDMQQYPVSSLEENKREGKLELFQIDQLKK
- the LOC131061197 gene encoding uncharacterized protein LOC131061197 isoform X2, which encodes MGCFISKSIDERGTKKKSGNGGEIAVFVPGLRTPKTIDFGRSLHSYLSPDLIDRISALRTRIVVMAAGEGSAATKPRRKTATQHGGSTLADLQQALEDYLPVLLGLTKEGSQYKDLVEFIWVNQEDDEQETAISNAWYEVLSVLHMMAMLSLSQANFLLIPKAHSDGYQPKVTEENKKGAINIFLKAAGYLDCAVRCVLPQLPDEIKRKLPADLNEGVLQALAVQALGQGVDIQLGLAIDNAKATLAVKRRLACEEVKYWHQAQESTSNLPLGGDWGVKHQLFIKWKHSEAKAAAYYYHGLILDEGNAENTHANAVSSLQAAEQFLKDSKKACTDFCQATPTTR